The following proteins come from a genomic window of Ignavibacteriales bacterium:
- a CDS encoding LysE family transporter encodes MLSYIIFGFTFAFAAAVQPGPLLTYLISQTLSKGWKHTLPAAFAPIISDGPIIILVLLLLNQIPLWFVKFLHFGGALFLFYLAFGSYKSWKKFDMTVPTETKTSQTLMNATLVNVLNPAPYLGWSLVMGPLFLKGYSETPLNGISLIVSFYVTLILCLMGIIFLFAYAKNIGPRVNRITLGFSVIALIGFGIYQLWMGIIS; translated from the coding sequence ATGCTCAGCTACATAATCTTCGGATTCACATTTGCTTTCGCGGCAGCAGTTCAGCCGGGACCGCTTCTTACATATTTAATATCACAGACATTGAGCAAAGGTTGGAAGCACACGCTTCCCGCCGCGTTCGCTCCAATTATAAGCGACGGACCTATCATAATTCTTGTATTACTTTTATTAAATCAGATTCCGCTGTGGTTCGTAAAATTTCTTCATTTCGGCGGCGCGCTCTTCTTATTTTATTTAGCGTTCGGTTCTTATAAATCATGGAAAAAATTTGATATGACAGTACCCACGGAAACTAAAACCAGCCAAACATTAATGAACGCAACTCTTGTAAATGTTCTTAATCCCGCTCCTTATCTTGGATGGAGTCTTGTCATGGGACCGTTGTTTCTTAAAGGATATAGCGAAACCCCTCTAAATGGCATCTCGTTGATTGTAAGTTTTTATGTAACGCTGATCTTATGTTTAATGGGAATTATTTTTCTCTTCGCATATGCTAAAAATATCGGTCCCCGCGTTAACCGCATAACACTCGGGTTTTCTGTAATAGCATTAATCGGTTTCGGAATTTACCAGCTGTGGATGGGGATAATTTCGTAA
- a CDS encoding leucyl aminopeptidase, protein MHFNLKINAAKDELILKSDSAIVKFFIDTDKLEKIVDEFFLSLNYPLGKVQKKNFMDKKSNEFTYYSQTDEPSVIFVKKIKLDKDFSSDFFRNYFAGLVPSLKKKNLKAVHVVIPSFSEFKNYFENEGQFLQTMLEGIHLGNYTFDNYKSDKEKPAELSFSIHYTDQKLLKSSIEVSDKLMSAVYFSRDLVNEPAVTMTPAELSARAKKELTKAGVKVTVFDKNELKKRKMNAILAVGGASDNPPYLIIMHYKANVKTKKKIALVGKGVCYDSGGLSLKPTSSMLEMKGDMAGGAAVIGIIKAAAMLKLPVEIIGVVPAVENMVNGSSYKPGDIVRAASGKSIEVKDTDAEGRIVLADALHYASQQKPDEIIDFATLTGACVVALGEIAAGLFTQNDKLAGNLLNSGSHSFERLWRMPFWNDYNDMIKSEIADISNLGPRWGGAITAGKFLENFVDEKIPWAHIDLAGPALKHKSNNYTEKYDTGFGVRLMINYLQSV, encoded by the coding sequence ATGCATTTCAATTTAAAAATAAACGCAGCTAAAGATGAACTAATTCTTAAATCAGATTCCGCAATTGTAAAATTCTTTATTGATACTGATAAACTTGAAAAAATTGTTGATGAGTTCTTTCTCTCACTTAATTATCCACTGGGAAAAGTTCAGAAGAAAAATTTCATGGATAAAAAATCGAACGAGTTCACTTATTACAGTCAGACCGATGAGCCATCCGTAATTTTTGTTAAGAAGATAAAACTCGATAAAGATTTTTCTTCCGACTTCTTCAGAAATTATTTTGCCGGATTGGTCCCTTCATTAAAAAAGAAAAATCTGAAAGCGGTTCATGTTGTAATTCCATCATTCTCTGAATTCAAAAATTACTTTGAGAATGAGGGTCAATTCTTGCAGACAATGCTTGAAGGAATTCATCTTGGCAATTATACTTTTGATAATTATAAATCCGATAAGGAGAAACCAGCTGAACTTTCTTTTTCCATTCATTATACAGATCAAAAGCTTCTTAAAAGTAGTATTGAAGTTTCAGATAAACTTATGAGTGCGGTTTACTTCTCACGCGATTTGGTGAACGAACCCGCGGTTACAATGACACCAGCCGAACTTTCAGCGAGGGCTAAAAAAGAACTTACCAAAGCTGGTGTTAAAGTCACTGTGTTCGATAAGAATGAATTGAAAAAACGAAAGATGAATGCAATTTTAGCTGTTGGCGGTGCAAGCGATAATCCCCCATATCTAATTATAATGCATTACAAAGCGAATGTTAAAACGAAAAAGAAAATTGCTCTTGTGGGTAAGGGAGTTTGTTATGATTCCGGTGGACTTTCATTAAAACCAACTTCAAGCATGCTTGAGATGAAAGGCGATATGGCGGGTGGCGCGGCTGTGATTGGAATTATAAAAGCTGCGGCAATGTTGAAATTGCCGGTTGAGATAATTGGTGTTGTTCCGGCAGTAGAAAATATGGTTAACGGTTCGTCATATAAGCCCGGTGACATTGTCAGAGCGGCTTCCGGTAAATCAATTGAAGTTAAAGATACCGATGCCGAAGGAAGAATTGTTCTGGCAGACGCGTTGCATTACGCTTCTCAGCAGAAGCCGGATGAAATAATTGACTTTGCAACTTTGACCGGCGCTTGTGTTGTAGCGCTCGGTGAAATTGCCGCCGGATTATTCACTCAGAATGATAAACTTGCAGGAAATTTGTTGAACTCGGGTTCACATTCATTCGAACGTTTGTGGCGTATGCCTTTCTGGAATGATTATAACGATATGATTAAAAGCGAAATTGCTGACATAAGCAATCTTGGTCCGCGCTGGGGCGGGGCAATTACGGCGGGTAAATTCTTAGAAAATTTTGTTGATGAAAAAATCCCTTGGGCTCATATTGATCTTGCAGGACCAGCGCTCAAGCATAAATCGAATAACTACACGGAGAAATATGATACAGGGTTCGGTGTAAGATTGATGATAAATTACCTACAATCTGTTTAA
- a CDS encoding bifunctional oligoribonuclease/PAP phosphatase NrnA — protein sequence MNRFSPLKKLIDEHNSFLLSTHVNPDADALGSELGFYLILKKLGKKVRIVNHSATPYNLEFLDEDNVIEKYDEALHANVFTDSEVFVLLDLNQGNRIVSLEKNFRAFNGLKVCIDHHQDTENVFDFVFGGIEYSATSEIIYDFIEETKIVELDTSIALQLYAGIMTDTGSFRFDRTSPRIHRIMAELLEKGVNPTDVYDKIYDQFKFGRVKLLGDALSSIQIDATQKIAYMIVTRKQLDQSGATEADIDGFVNYCLTIQGVRIGILFYELKDGIKVSFRSKGEIPVNKLAKEFNGGGHTNAAGIRLFQTTIEDVKEKIISAAQRYL from the coding sequence ATGAATCGATTTTCTCCACTTAAAAAATTAATTGACGAACATAATTCATTTCTCCTTTCCACTCATGTTAATCCTGACGCGGATGCGCTTGGTTCTGAACTCGGCTTTTATCTAATTCTTAAAAAACTTGGCAAGAAAGTCCGCATAGTAAATCACAGTGCAACTCCGTATAACCTGGAATTTCTTGACGAAGATAATGTGATAGAAAAATATGATGAGGCACTTCACGCAAATGTTTTTACTGATTCGGAAGTTTTTGTTCTGCTCGATTTAAACCAAGGTAACCGCATTGTAAGTTTGGAGAAAAATTTTCGTGCATTTAATGGTTTGAAAGTTTGTATCGATCATCATCAGGATACCGAAAATGTTTTTGATTTTGTCTTTGGCGGAATAGAATATTCAGCTACTTCGGAAATTATATATGATTTTATAGAAGAGACAAAAATTGTCGAACTTGATACTTCAATTGCACTGCAGCTCTATGCAGGAATAATGACGGACACAGGTTCATTCCGGTTCGACCGCACATCGCCCCGCATTCACCGTATAATGGCGGAATTACTAGAAAAGGGTGTAAATCCGACAGATGTTTATGATAAGATTTATGATCAATTCAAATTCGGCAGAGTCAAACTTCTTGGTGACGCACTGAGCTCGATCCAAATTGACGCAACACAAAAGATCGCATATATGATTGTTACCCGTAAACAATTGGATCAAAGCGGTGCTACTGAAGCCGATATTGACGGATTCGTTAACTATTGCCTAACAATTCAAGGTGTGCGGATTGGAATTCTATTTTACGAATTAAAGGATGGAATAAAAGTCAGTTTCCGGTCGAAAGGAGAAATCCCCGTTAATAAATTGGCTAAAGAATTTAACGGCGGCGGTCATACAAACGCAGCCGGAATACGACTTTTCCAAACAACTATTGAAGATGTAAAAGAAAAAATAATTTCCGCAGCGCAACGCTATCTATAA